A genome region from Drosophila simulans strain w501 chromosome 2R, Prin_Dsim_3.1, whole genome shotgun sequence includes the following:
- the LOC123327153 gene encoding uncharacterized protein LOC123327153 has protein sequence MADLPKERLEGSHAVEIAGIDFCVPFFHKSDTRNKPAVKCYVCVFICFATKAVHLEMIKDLSTVAFLCGLKRFICTRRKPKQIWSDNATNFVGAKNELMELRRLFHSSEHRGSVQNFCLSETIAWRLIPPRSPHFGGLWEAAVKTAKNHFYRSVCTAVLTFDVLRTLVSSATSRQLLTPDL, from the coding sequence atggcggaCCTTCCCAAGGAGCGCTTGGAAGGATCTCACGCTGTTGAGATTGCTGGTATAGACTTCTGTGTACCCTTCTTTCACAAGTCGGATACTCGCAATAAGCCCGCGGTTAAATGCTACGTCTgcgtatttatatgctttgcaACCAAGGCAGTGCATCTGGAGATGATCAAGGATCTCTCGACAGTTGCGTTTCTGTGCGGACTCAAGAGGTTCATATGCACCCGGCGGAAGCCGAAGCAAATTTGGTCAGACAACGCCACCAACTTTGTCGGCGCCAAAAATGAACTTATGGAACTTCGAAGGTTATTTCACAGCAGCGAGCATCGAGGCTCCGTTCAgaatttttgcctttcggaGACGATTGCCTGGCGGCTCATCCCTCCACGGTCGCCCCATTTCGGTGGACTTTGGGAAGCAGCGGTGAAAACGGCCAAAAATCATTTCTACCGCTCTGTGTGTACTGCGGTTCTGACCTTCGACGTGCTGAGGACGCTGGTGTCCTCTGCCACATCTCGGCAGTTATTAACTCCAGAcctttag